The following proteins are encoded in a genomic region of Rubrobacter xylanophilus DSM 9941:
- the lepB gene encoding signal peptidase I: protein MSDQRHYEEELSRRKRRERRRAGSRALGGLVEFAVILAISFVLVFGVVRPYIVEAFYIPSESMVPTLMVGDRVLVNKFIYRFTEPHRGDIVVFKSVEGGGEDLIKRVVGVPGDVLAVRDGRLYVNGEPQREPYVNRKFPDHSFFGPKRVPPRHVFVMGDNRANSRDSRYFGPVPYANLEGRAFLLFWPPDRIRLL, encoded by the coding sequence ATGTCCGACCAGCGACACTACGAGGAGGAGCTCTCGCGCCGCAAGCGCCGGGAGCGCCGGCGGGCGGGGTCCAGGGCGCTCGGCGGGCTGGTCGAGTTCGCCGTCATCCTGGCCATCTCCTTTGTCCTGGTCTTCGGGGTCGTCCGGCCCTACATCGTCGAGGCCTTCTACATCCCCTCGGAGAGCATGGTCCCCACCCTGATGGTCGGCGACAGGGTACTTGTGAACAAGTTCATCTACCGCTTCACCGAGCCCCACCGGGGCGACATAGTGGTGTTCAAGAGCGTCGAGGGCGGGGGGGAGGACCTGATCAAACGCGTCGTCGGCGTCCCCGGCGACGTGCTGGCCGTCCGGGACGGGCGGCTGTACGTGAACGGCGAGCCGCAGCGGGAGCCCTACGTGAACCGGAAGTTCCCCGACCACAGCTTCTTCGGGCCGAAGAGGGTGCCCCCCAGGCACGTGTTCGTGATGGGGGACAACCGGGCGAACTCCCGCGACTCCCGCTACTTCGGCCCGGTGCCCTACGCGAACCTGGAGGGACGGGCGTTCCTGCTCTTCTGGCCGCCGGACAGGATCCGGCTGCTCTAG